aagaagaagaagacgacgacgacgacctcGCCACCACTCGATCTTGTGTTCCTCCAGCTCGTAAATCTGAACCTGAAAGAAGACGCGTGGGCAGGCAAAGTGCCTGGCAGCcaccacgtgtgtgtgtgtgtgtgtgtgtgtgtgtgtgtgtgtgtgtgtgtgtgtgtgtgtgtgtgtgtgtcataccATGGGTGACTTGTAGTATCTGGTCAAGATGTTGATGAAGTCTGTAATAGTCAGCATCCCTGGAAGGGACGacgacaagaagaagaagaacctcGGCGGGCCCCAAAGGCCCCCCCCTTACCCACAAAGCTTTGCTTCTGGCTTTCCCACACAGGAGCGGCCCGGACGCCGTTGGCCACGAACGCCAAGAAGGCTTTCTTCACCTGCAAGCGAGGTCAACGTCAGGCACGTTGATCCCGCCAATCCCGCCGCCATCGGCTCGGGCGCCCGAATGGCCGCGGATCGCGGGAGAGGCGCGCGCGCCGCCTACCTCCAGCGTGCTGTCTAAGACGACCAGCTTGGAGCTGGCGGGGATGAGCTCGTAGCACTTGCGAGACCTCATGAAGCGCCCGTAGATGTCCCCTCCCGAGTCGTCGTCCGCCGCTGAGCCCAACAACGACAAAAAAGCCCGCCTTTTGCTCAACGCCCTGGCCGGCGTCCGGAGGAAGACGTCTTACCGCCGTCGTCCGCCACCTGCAGAAGGCCATCGTATTTGACACGTTTTGACTAGCGAGCACCGGAGCACAAACGCAGAAGCTTCGGCGAGGTTCTGCTCCGGTCTTGTCGCCCAATTGGCGGAGGGTGCGCAAAGTGGAATTTCGTCACCGCGTGGCGGCTCGAACCGAGCGAGCGTGCGCGGGCGCCGTGACgtgatttgtttttgtatggGCTCTTTCGCACCTGATGCTCAGCCGGGAGGGGCGAGGCCGACGCCGAGGACGGGCGCGGTCCGGCGTCCGGAGGCGACGAATAAGATCGCAGACGTCTGGGCTCGACGGCGTACGTCTCCAAGCGAAAGGCGCCCGGGCCCGCCGACGTCTCCGAGCCAAAGGCGCCCGGGCTCGCCGACGGGGCCGGCGACGACGAATAGGATCGCGGACGTCTGGGCTCGGCGACGTACGTCTCCAAGCGAAAAGCGCCCGCCGACGACGAATACGATCGCGGACGTCGGGGCTCGATGGCGCAGGTCGGGCGCTCCGGCGGGGCCGCGGACGACGGCCTGAAGGCTGGAGGACCAAAGTGAAAATGGACACGTGCCCGAAGAAGAACGGATGGGCGCACTTCTTCTCTTGGGCGTCCCGCTCCGTGCGAAGAGTTTGGCCACCATGTTGGAGGAGGCGTGGCGCCGGGCTTCCTCGGAGGCCGAGCGGAACATCCCGCCGAAGCTGGGCCTGTCGTGGGCGAGCGCTCGGTCTGGGCGCTCGGCTGGGTGTCAGCGCCGAGCCTTTACCTGCGCCTGGCGCTCGGCGGGGATCCCGGCCGGAGcgtctcgccgccgccgcctccgccgccggcCCCCATCCGTCCCTGCGGCACCACGCGCTTACTTCCTTCCTTAGGTGGCCTGGCCGTCGGCATTTGCATCCTACCTGGCGGTCTTTCCCGTCTTCCTCGGCTCCGTCCGGACGCAGCGACATGGCAGCCAACGCGACCTGTGAAGAAAAAAGGCCCGTCGGGCTCAAAAAGGAGCCGACCCGACTTGACCTTGAACCCCGAGCGGGCTAGCCCTTTGTTCGGGGAACGTCATCCCGTTTCCTGAGCCGTGCGTCGATTGGAGACACGACTCtgctttttgggtcatttttccCTTTTCGACGTGGTCCGAAAACAACGAGGAAGGGAGCGACTTACCTATGAAGACACCTAGGACGGGACTCGTGACGGCGTCGATTCCGCCCGCGGACGTGTCCGAACTGGTCGAGAGGACGAGCTGGCCTCTCGGGAGGGATGGCTCTctgcggcggcggtggcggctcACGGCGGAGGGCGGGCCTAAAAGATGCCGGCGTCAGCGTCTCCCACGGTCAGGTATCGGGCGGGACCGGTTCTCTTTTGCTAAGGTCAGCGAACACCTAGCGCCAACCTTTCTCACGCCGCCGCGAACTGTCATCGCCAACCTTTCTCACGCCGCCCGCGCGACGCGTCGGATGAGCGCTAAGCACTGCTATCTCCCCTGTAGGCATGTGTTGACATGTGGTAATCCATTTTTATGACATTGTTCACCGGCATTCGACTTTTTCTGaggatgacaaagcctatgtccgattattattattattattattattttctgctACTTTTGGGAAAAGGAGAACAAGCCGCTGGTGAACTTTTTGATCACGTCATTTaggccagtgtttcccaaactgATGATTGCCCCAACTTCCCCTTCTTGACCGCCAGAGGGCTTCCATTTCTAGAATTCTATGAGCTTTAGTTGACAGGGCGCCAAGAGGCGCCAGAGGGCGCTGTAGGCTCTTCCAGTAGAAGCGCGAAGAAGAAGAGACGAAGCAGAGCCTAGTAGAACGCcgatcgatcgatcgatcgatcgaGCGAGCCTCTTGACGCTCGTTCTCCGTGGACATTGTGGTCGCAATTTCCACTCGGAATCTGCAAACAACGGAATTGTCTGGATCTGAGGTCTGCTGCCTCTCCCGCCCGCCCGCGGTGAGTCCGAAAGACGCCCACCCACGcccaatgttttttgttttggactTATCCGCGCGAGCGCACGCTGCTGTTAGCAACGTGCTAATAATAGTTCGCCAAGCAACTCTTGCGCTCAATTTCTCCTTTCGGCTCTGACGTggattctattttttattttggattggGGTCGCCTTCGTGTAGCGAACGCGTCTTGATTCGTCGCCGTCCGTCTGGATTTCGTTAGAGAGAACCTCGTAACGCCACTTTGTTTATTCCTTGAGTGCTGGGGGCACTCcagggtgagagagagatagagagtgagagagacagacagagagagagagagagagacagatagagagagagagcaggcGCTTCCAAAGCTGTCATGCGTCCGTCGAACAACCGGCAGGGAGAACGAAAGTGCCGAGCCGACcggatccccccccccccccccccccccccccccccccccccattcacGGACTTCACGTGTGTTTTCTTTCTTGCCCAGGTGCGGCCGGCCGGGCCATGGCGGCGGAGGCGCTCGACCCCGGGAGCTGGCTGGAGGCCGTCGAAACGGACTGCCACGGCGACGTCGCCCACAGCCGGGATGCGGCCGTCCAGACGGACCCGCCCTCTCGCCGCCGGTTGGGCCGCAGGCGCGTCGGCGTCAAGGGACCCCGGGCTCCCGCGTCGGCTCGCCTTCCCGCCTCCCCGCGACCCCGCCCCGCCGAGGCCACCCCGAGACCCCGCCCCGACGACGGCGGCGCTCCCGCCCCTCCCGACGGTAGCGGGGAGGCAGCGGCGGAAGAAGCCTGGGAAGACTGGATGATACCCCTGGACTCGCCGCCGGCCCGGCGACCTCAGAGGACTCGTCGGCCTCCCAAGTGGCGCCAAGTGGAGGTTGGCCTGGAAGAAGGTCAGAGCACATTTATTCACTTTGGCCACTGAGCATCTCCAATTACGCGGGCCGTGTCATCAGGTGCGGCGTcggaggcggaggcggagaCGGAGACGGAGGCCGCCGTGTGCCACGTGTGCGGTCAGGTGATGAAGAGCAAGGCCAGCCTTTCCCGCCACTTCTTCATCCACACGGGCCAGAAGCCCTTTGCCTGCCACCTGTGCGGCCTGCGATTCAACCGCCGCGACAACCTGCGCCACCACCTGACGCGGCTGCACCCGGGGGGCGTGGCCTGCCGCGAACGCCGGCCCCCCGGCCCCACGTGGCTGTGCCACGTCTGCGGCAAGACCTTCCGCTGCCGCTCGGCGCTGCGCACGCACGAGGTCATCCACCTGGGGGTCAAGCCGCACCGCTGCGACCTCTGCCCCAAGGCCTACATGCGCACCAACGACCTGGAGCACCACCGGGCCACGGTGCACGGCGAGGGCGAGGGCGGGGCGGACGACGGCCGCCGCCGGCGTCCCGCCCGCGGATCCTTGCTGTGTCACTTTTGCGGCAAAGAGCTGAAATTCCGCTCGCAGCTGGCGGCGCACCTGCTGACGCACACGGACGAGCGGCCGCACCTCTGCGACGTCTGCGGACGCAAGTTCGCCCGCCGCTACCAGCTGGAGCGCCACAAGGACGTCCGCCACGCCGAGCGGCCGGGGACGGAAGAGGCTCGCCCGGCCGTCCGCCGTTTGCGCTGCGCCCTGTGCCCGCGCCGCTTCTGCGGCCCGGCTCGCCTGGAGCGGCACGGCGCCCGCGAGCACCCGGAGGAggtgggcggcggcggcgatggcGCCGCCCGGCTGCTCCCCCCCAAGGTCTTCCCCTGCGCCACCTGCGGCAAAGAGTTCAAGTTCCCCTCGCTGCTGAACAATCACGCGGCCGTGCACAGCCAGGAGCGGCCGCACGCCTGCGACCTGTGCCCGCGCCGCTTCCGTCGGCCGGGCCACCTGAAGCGCCACCGCCGCGTGGTCCACCTGGACGGCGCCCGCTTGCCGCAGAACTTTGTGTGCCACGTCTGCGGCGAAGACAAGAAGTGCCGCTCCCAGCTGGCGCGGCACGTCATCGTCCACACCGACGAGCGGCCCTTCGCCTGCGACGTGTGCGCCGCGCGCTTCAATCGCCAAGGCAACCTGCAGCAGCACAGGAGGCGCGTGCACGGCGCGGACCCCGCGCCGACGGATGCCGACGAGCCGCTACTCGTGGACTCGGACGAGCCGGTAGGGGGCGCCGCGCCGGCCGACTGAGCGCTTGGGTCCACGTGTCTCTCTCCCGGAGCCCCACCGTTGGGGAAGCCGGCCGATTTGTGGCCTTTTTTTGGCCGGAGCAATAAAAATCAGTTCCACACACACTTTGAGCTCTCGGCTCTGGTTTTTACTGGGACCGTTTGGTGGAAATCCCGGGGGGTCGCGGCAGCTGGCCGGACGTCAGGCCGTGCCGGGTCCGCCGCCCTTCGGGCCCGTCTTGGAGATCCGGAGGCCGGCCGGCCGCCGACGGTCCGCGAGAGGAGCGCGGGAAGGAGGCCGCCCGAGCGCTCGCGCCCCGACGGCGAGGTCGCCATCTACCTTGGGCCGAGCGCGCGGCGGCGACAACGGGTGGTGGCCACCGCCGCCGTCAGGAGCAGCAGCGGGATTGTGGGAAGGCTCACGTACAGCAGCAGCGGCGGAAACCTgcctgaaacacacacacacgtacgtacgtcaCCCCAACAAAACGGAGACCGCATGGCTGTTCTCAATGGTttacacaaatttaaaaaaaaaaaagcttgcaaGGCAGTGTTTTTGTGAAAAATGTTgctgttttaatttaaaaaaaaaatagctgtacTTGTAGGCCAtttattttcttctaaaaacttctatgtatagtaaggctttttctttagaaaatgaccatgtaaaaacatgataacagtttgatttaaacttatttttttgtatattttttatagattttgcAAAAATCGCATTCACTGGAAAAAACTCTGGAAATGGGGTCACTGGAGATTGGCAGCTctggtaaggcatttttctttaaaaattaccatgtaaagtaaacctttaaaaaaacaacaacaagagaccatgtatagcaaggcatttttctttaaaaaagaccatgtatagtaaggcgttttttcctaaaaaaaaaacgacatagtatagtaaggcttttttccttaaaaaacgacatagtatagtgtaaggcttttttcttttaaaaaaacgacatagtatagtaaggctttttttcttttaaaaaacgacatagtatagtaaggcttttttccttaaaaaacgacatagtatagtaaggctttttttcttttaaaaaacgacatagtatagtaaggcttttttccttaaaaaacgacatagtatagtgagacTTTTTCTTTACAAGGATTTTGTACCTGTATCTCCATTGACGCCGCCCGCCACCGTGGCCtctgcgcgcgcacacacacacacacacacagataatcATTTAGCGAGCGCTCCTTGTTTGCAGGCGTGCCCACCTGTGCCCCGCCCCCTGCCATCActgccctcctcctcctcctcctcctcttcctcccgaCGCCGACCTGCCAAAGACAAAATGCGTCGAAGCGCCCATcgagagcgagtgagcgagcgagcgagcgagcgggtgaCCTACCGTGGGGATATTGGCAGATGAAATTGTGCTTCATGGAGCAGCGGTCGTCGTTCCACCGGTAGAGGTAAGCCCCGCCCGCTCCGGGAAGCGCGCCCGGCTGGTGATACATGACCACGCAGGACTCGGCGCCGCACGACGGCTCGTCC
This Stigmatopora argus isolate UIUO_Sarg chromosome 17, RoL_Sarg_1.0, whole genome shotgun sequence DNA region includes the following protein-coding sequences:
- the LOC144091780 gene encoding zinc finger Y-chromosomal protein 1-like gives rise to the protein MAAEALDPGSWLEAVETDCHGDVAHSRDAAVQTDPPSRRRLGRRRVGVKGPRAPASARLPASPRPRPAEATPRPRPDDGGAPAPPDGSGEAAAEEAWEDWMIPLDSPPARRPQRTRRPPKWRQVEVGLEEGAASEAEAETETEAAVCHVCGQVMKSKASLSRHFFIHTGQKPFACHLCGLRFNRRDNLRHHLTRLHPGGVACRERRPPGPTWLCHVCGKTFRCRSALRTHEVIHLGVKPHRCDLCPKAYMRTNDLEHHRATVHGEGEGGADDGRRRRPARGSLLCHFCGKELKFRSQLAAHLLTHTDERPHLCDVCGRKFARRYQLERHKDVRHAERPGTEEARPAVRRLRCALCPRRFCGPARLERHGAREHPEEVGGGGDGAARLLPPKVFPCATCGKEFKFPSLLNNHAAVHSQERPHACDLCPRRFRRPGHLKRHRRVVHLDGARLPQNFVCHVCGEDKKCRSQLARHVIVHTDERPFACDVCAARFNRQGNLQQHRRRVHGADPAPTDADEPLLVDSDEPVGGAAPAD
- the LOC144091776 gene encoding uncharacterized protein LOC144091776 isoform X1 → MSLRPDGAEEDGKDRQVGCKCRRPGHLRKEVSAWCRRDGWGPAAEAAAARRSGRDPRRAPGAGKGSALTPSRAPRPSARPRQAQLRRDVPLGLRGSPAPRLLQHGGQTLRTERDAQEKKCAHPFFFGHVSIFTLVLQPSGRRPRPRRSARPAPSSPDVRDRIRRRRALFAWRRTSPSPDVRDPIRRRRPRRRARAPLARRRRRARAPFAWRRTPSSPDVCDLIRRLRTPDRARPRRRPRPSRLSISGGRRLGRGHLRALHEVSQVLRAHPRQLQAGRLRQHAGGEESLLGVRGQRRPGRSCVGKPEAKLCGDADYYRLHQHLDQILQVTHGMTHTHTHTHTHVVAARHFACPRVFFQVQIYELEEHKIEWWRGRRRRLLLLMAVVKKPRRLSPPSRLSFSEMYLRETLDPLVHISPDGSVFEAVRSLIRNKIHRLPVMDPPSGNVLYILTHKRILKFLQLSLREMPTPAFMKKTLEEAGVGTYHHVASVRPDTSLMAALSIFTRRRVSALPVVNHLGQVVDIYSKFDVMNLAAEKTYNDLEASVTRALGNRSRRYFEGLVKCHKTETLETIVDRIVKAEVHRLVAVDQESRVVGIVSLSDILQALIRTPAGVLRNQRSFHTPARSDPDRRGGYEPDDGRRRRDLEGNEGVRDAERQLGRDRDGEPGRRCERVEETERERPPVPDADSAGDRHLDVEDNLEREAIVDLERERERSRSSPSPEGDRLHDTEREADCERTG
- the LOC144091776 gene encoding uncharacterized protein LOC144091776 isoform X2, which gives rise to MSLRPDGAEEDGKDRQVGCKCRRPGHLRKEVSAWCRRDGWGPAAEAAAARRSGRDPRRAPGAGKGSALTPSRAPRPSARPRQAQLRRDVPLGLRGSPAPRLLQHGGQTLRTERDAQEKKCAHPFFFGHVSIFTLVLQPSGRRPRPRRSARPAPSSPDVRDRIRRRRALFAWRRTSPSPDVRDPIRRRRPRRRARAPLARRRRRARAPFAWRRTPSSPDVCDLIRRLRTPDRARPRRRPRPSRLSISGGRRLGRGHLRALHEVSQVLRAHPRQLQAGRLRQHAGGEESLLGVRGQRRPGRSCVGKPEAKLCGDADYYRLHQHLDQILQVTHGMTHTHTHTHTHVVAARHFACPRVFFQVQIYELEEHKIEWWREMYLRETLDPLVHISPDGSVFEAVRSLIRNKIHRLPVMDPPSGNVLYILTHKRILKFLQLSLREMPTPAFMKKTLEEAGVGTYHHVASVRPDTSLMAALSIFTRRRVSALPVVNHLGQVVDIYSKFDVMNLAAEKTYNDLEASVTRALGNRSRRYFEGLVKCHKTETLETIVDRIVKAEVHRLVAVDQESRVVGIVSLSDILQALIRTPAGVLRNQRSFHTPARSDPDRRGGYEPDDGRRRRDLEGNEGVRDAERQLGRDRDGEPGRRCERVEETERERPPVPDADSAGDRHLDVEDNLEREAIVDLERERERSRSSPSPEGDRLHDTEREADCERTG